The following nucleotide sequence is from Trifolium pratense cultivar HEN17-A07 linkage group LG2, ARS_RC_1.1, whole genome shotgun sequence.
CAAACGACATTGCTGTGTCCTTTCGTCCAAACCTCGTTGCATTCGAACACATGACATATAATTATGCCATGGTTGGTTTTGCACCTTACGGTCCCTTTTGGCGCGAAATGAGGAAAATTGTTACGTTAAGTTTTCTATCAAATCATAGAATCGATCTATTAACTCACGTTCGTGTGTCTGAAGTTCAAACTTCGATCAGAGAACTTTTTAGTTcttggaaaaataaaaaagacgaAAAGGGATATTTATTAGTCGAGATGAAGAAATGGTTTCATGAGTTGGCTTTTAATACCGCGCTTCAAATGGTTGCTGGGAAGAGATATTTTGGTGAGAGTGTGAtggtgaaagaagaagaagcgaATCGATGTTTGAATGCTTTGAGAGATTATATGCGTTTGATTGGTGTTTTTCCTATTGCTGATGCTGTTCCATTTTTAAGGTTGTTTGATTTTGGTGGACATGAGAAGAATATGAAGGAAAATTTTAAGGAATTGGATGGTGTTGTGACAGAGTGGTTAGATGAGCATAAGAAGAAGAGGGTTGATGATAAGAGTAAAAAAGATCAAGATTTTATGGATGTGATGCTTTCTACTATTGATGGAACAAATATTCATGGATTTGATTCAGATACTGTCATCAAAGCCACAACTCTGGTACGTTCATAGACTCTGTTCGGGAAGATacataagctaacttatagcttataagttcaTTTGGCTAAAAAACACTTGTTTGgtaatagttttttaaaaagagtttatagtttattttactagttataacttattttttaaaactctatttcaagtagcttatgaacttatagcttataacttataacttatcatttttcttccaattttaccactgtcatcttacttaaaaaaaattaaatattaattagacatatctttttttatgtaatttcatacttataagctaggTCAACcaataattttaccaaacacgacaaattcaatcagctagcatATTgactataagctaaaagcttgTTTGTAAGCTATAAGTTCATCTGCTTTAAACTAACGGttatccactatttttttttaccaaagacAGCGATATTCTTATTACCTACATATATAGACCATAGATAATGTTGCTATAGTTTGTATTGTGGTTTTTGTTGTTTAATCTTGTTGGTGTAAATCAATTATTCTCCACGCGTAATTGAGACTCAAATCGCAACAAATTCTCCCTGAATTTTAACACTATGCATACCTAAGTTTGATATTGAACCCATAACTTAAGTTATAAATTAGAAGGATTTGTGTCATCTCATCTGAGTGTCTTGGGATGTGGttaaatttgtattattttttgtaaaattatgcTTCCtcttcaaataaaatttaagaaaaaagaTCAAATGTATTTGGTCACAAATTTAGACAAAAACcatttgactttttagattcgTTTTGTTTATACAGTATGTTGTGCTTTTGATATTCTAGTGatatgaatgaaaaatatatgaatttaaGTTGCAGTTTTGTGTCCTGATATATTTTTTGATGTTACATTTATAAACTTGTGGCACActgatttgaatttattataGTTGAGAACTCGTTTGATTAATATTGGATGCTTAAATATGTTATTCATTAAAATATGAGACCGTAGCAAGTATATGGATTCTGGAAAATCTTATAACATTATTCGGTAAAATATGTGAGCCATCTGATTTGATCATAGTATCCATATATATGTCATGGCAAACTTAATCCCATGATACTATATAATTatgaataaatttataaaagaatttaagagtttataaagattttttttagctTGGTAGCACCATTTCAATACATATACACTTATATGTTATTTTCAATAATGTAAGGATTCATGCAATATTCTATGTCATGTATGCAATAAATTTTACAATGTTAAATAATCTATACTCAATTTGCAGGCACTAGTTTTGGGAGCAACAGACACTAGCAGTGTAACACACATATGGGCATTGTGCTTATTATTGAACAATCCTCATGCACTGGAAAAAGTTAAAGAAGAAATCGATCTCCACATCGGCAAAGAGCGACTATGCATTACTGAATCAGATATAAATAAGTTGGTGTACCTTCAAGCCGTTGTCAAAGAAACACTAAGGTTGTATCCAGCATCTCCGCTCTCAGGAATTCGCGAATTTAGAGAAGATTGCAAAATTGGTGGCTACCATGTGAAGAAAGGAACTCGACTATTCACAAACTTGTGGAAGATCCAAACCGACCCTAGTGTTTGGTCGGATCCATTGGAGTTCAAGCCTGAGAGATTTCTTACGACTCATAAAGATGTTGATGTTAAGGGTCAGCATTTTGAATTCTTACCATTTGGAAGCGGAAGAAGAATTTGTCCCGGAATATCTTTCGCTCTTCGAAGTGCTTATTTGACTCTTGCAAATTTTCTTCACTCCTTTGAAGTCTTGAAAACTTCTAGTGAGCCTATTGATATGACTGCTGTTGTGGAAACAACCAACATCAAAGTTACTCCTCTTGAAGTTCTCATCAAGCCTCGTTTGGCTCCtaattattatgaaaatatgCAATCATTTATAACTAGCATATGATTATGCTTAAGATTATGGGTCTTGATTGTATCTTCCCATTATTTTTGAACCGTTTTAGCAAATTTGGACCTcttaatttgaataaattggATGAACTTTTAAGATTATGGTAGACATTTTATGTGATTATCTTGTTCGAATTCAGAATATCTTCTTTGTTTGCTGAGTTTTCAGGTGGTGAGCAtctataaacccaaaaaaagaaatgatttaAGAAAATACTCGATCATTGTAAAACAAGTCCaattaattccatttttttacaagaaactAATTTTCAATAATCAATTAGTGTCAACAAATCAAAGTTCGATAGACACCCAAATTCATTTTACAAAACATTCAAggtaacttatttatttgtataagttgttttgtataagctcaaaagtAAGCTATTTCAAACGGGAGGTAACTAAACGCCTTTTCTTGGAAGGGTCCTGTAGTAAACGAGTAACTAAAAATTTATGTGGAATATGTAACATAAAGTTGAAGATTTATTTATATGGTGCAGGTGAAGTTGTCTCAATTTTCTACTAAAGGTGTCAATCTAATGAGCTATGCCACGAGGTAATCTCTAACTCATGACTTTTTGGGGTTCAAAAGCAATAACGGCAAAGCTAATTTGACTGTAAGATGGACCAAATGAACCAAGTTGAGGTTTTAGGTATCTTGTATCATAAGTCACTTTAACACATGTTAGAGGTGCAAACTAGTTGATATGACTTAGAATCGAGTATCGAGCCTaattcatccttacaaaaccggcttgtaatgTGAGAATTGCctttactttataaacacatattcaggccatctcgcaatCGATGTGTAACTTCTTAACAAACCCCCTCGCACCCAGTGCTATTGGACTTGGGACGCgcatataaatggtggatgactAGATCAGAAATTGATAGCAGATGGCCCAGCGAATCGTGGGTGAGACTttgatatcatcttagaatcgagtattgggcctaactcatccttacaaaacggACTTGTAAGATAAAcattgtctctactttataaacatatattcagacCATCTCGCAACCGTTGTGGAACTTATTAACAACACGTATATGTAAATCTGGTGAGTTTTAAGTTAatgttatttaatttgtttttgattaGTTCAGCTATGTAAATTAATTTGCATACTTGACCTCTATTTGCTATCTCATTGTCTCTCACAGCTCACTCATAATTATCTTTTTTCTATCTCATTGTCTCACAGTCACAGCTCATTCATTACCTATTTTTAGTTGGTTTTTTTGTCTACTGGAACTTGCACCTTGATAATGTATGTATAGTTTGTCTAATTTAACTTGTAACAATTTTTAATGTCATGTTCCTTTGCTCTATGGTATGTGCACCACAGGTTTGATAAAGGTCCAATTTATTGACAGTTCCACCCTTTTTGTTTGCATTACTTCCTTTAATATTTGACCCCAACTTGTATTCAAGTGGATATGGTTAGGAAATTGTAATGTATTTTCTCATTTTGATgatagttttgatttttgaacATGGCATTGATGGTTTTGAACACTTCAGTGGTGGTTATGGGAACCACATTAGTTACCTTCACGTCTTCTTGGTGAACCTAGGCTCGGGTGTTTTCAACTTGGCGTCTCAACGTATCTTTTCAGCATTGTTGTCTTATACTTTTATGTAGCATAATGCGTGCTTCATGGCTTTCTGCATATCTGTGGCCGACTTTGGAGGAGTGAATGGCTCATTGAAATGATAGGCAGGCTTCATACAAACATTTCTATGTTGGCGTTTTGCATTCGATAAAATGGACGTGTTATATCAGAGTTTCTATAAGTGACCTTGACAGGCGTTAAAAAGTCTAGTTGTTGTCATAGCTAGTTCTTACTTGTATAGATTTGGCGAATCAACTTCCTCGAGAAATATATGTATCCTGTGATGGAGTAATGTGGTAAATTCATATACCATATGAGTCTAGCATACTTCAAAGTTATAGAGaggaattttcattttaaggATTCGACCGCCCCAACGATGATGGTTATTATGGTGTTGACAGCCACCGAGTGCTTTTGAGGTTCGCCTTTTCCTCCATATGTTTCCAGATGAAAGGTTTAAAATGTTCTGGAATATGTGCGTCCCATATTTTCTAACTAGGGATGTCAATTTGCATCCGTCAGAACGGATCTCCACGGGGATTGCCCCGTTTGGAGCTACGAAAACAGGGATTTTTCTCAGTGGGGACGGGGATGAAGGCAAAAAATTCCCCGCATGCACTTCGGGGCAGGGAACGGGGAAGCTTCCTCCGCACATTCCCCGCCCCGTTGACATCCCTATTCCTAACAAAGAGGTTGAGGATCTCCAAGTTCTACACTTCATAACTTTCATCCCCTGCTCTTTCTTGTTGGATTGCTTGTACTTGGGTTTCCAAGTCATCCTTTGGCCTTCTTAGTTCATCAATTGTGACACGAATTGCATGAAGGGTCTCATTTTTCTAAAGATGATGTTGAATTCTTTCCTTCTGTTTTACTGTTTTCGAGTTTCGAGCCATGTTCAAATTTCCGAAGTCGACTCTTATAGACATATTTAGaattttggaaaatgctaaccggtgcccccggggcactggttaaggtaactaaagatagtaatattatcttgaaacttgtgaaatcaacatcttaaaagtttaaatttttgttttttcaatgcaatttttttcttttctttccctttttagttccttaactagtgccccgggggcactagttagcatgacccttagaTTTTTGGTCTATGATCACTGTCGTTTggtgatcaaaataagttttaattaagaaaagtagtaacaaggtagttaaccttggtcgtctcacaaggacctctaatttaataattagtaaaaataagaacaatgaataacacaattaaatatggggttttgggtttgtttagatcgaaagagtagtattagaaattcaattgataaaaagacgatcaatccattggttttaggaaaacttcgctatgattctatcctcggttcacataaaatattgtttatatattcatgccttggttggtttataagaccgattatacaagcgataaacagtttatacgaattcattcgattaagcaaagaatgtgttcaactaaccatgagtagtgaacaagcgtcacttagaacacggtttgtatcatgacagatttcgaccaacccttttttgctaagcgcgaaaaaacctatatcaattcctattcgaactagtcatacaagcgatgaatcaatccgaaaagtctcacaatatataactcaaaatagagattaagcatcactatattcgagtttcataaataaataaagagcatgaattgataagagaagacaataaataaataaactgaattactattaagaattgaacctcaagaagtcatgaacgatgttcccgtataccaatggatcaacctagggttgctagttctccatgagaatgtagcagcctttcttttctatttttttgcgtgaaatcagaattatcaaaccctagctgtgtttttgcttaagtactcatagaaaattgggcttaaaaagctacgggtcgaaaaacataagtttgacccgaaattacattattttcataaagtctggaacataaacgtaaatatttgactgcgttgcgctccgaactgggttctggccttaacatgaaagttgtagctctttctcttgtctttccaacgcatattcgcacacctcaatccgatacacgtagctcaagttatgacctgcagactgagaaggatcaatatgtcattaaatacgaaaattggtcaaataaattcattaaggctcaattgtgacccaaaacttagaaacataataaaaactcgatattattgtagaaagactactaatatgctaaattataatactacaaaatatgtgccaaaatgcactgatcaaattcccccacacttattcttttgctctcctgaGCAAAACTCTAGAACAAAGCATGCTACAATCATCAGAAGCAATCAACAAATTCTAGGATTCAAGCTTCCAACCGTGGACTGTATTTCAAAGATTGACATAACTCTTGTATATCAGCTGTCAACGATAACCCTgcgtgtgtgtgtactgcctattacttttcaaccagagtcatgacatgatccttctcgAAAATACACAGTCAGGATACTAAGCTAGCTTTTCCTTTCTTACAATTCAGAGTATGGGTCCGGATTTCAGCTTGGGGGAAAACTGCACTTTTCATGTTCTCACAGGCGATTTGTTTTAGCGCAGGGACAccacttaagttcattttagttattctttaggtgctactctaccttttcacctgacgggatctcgtTTGTTgcgagtccaacctgttactccgagtagagcaccctacacagtatttgttcctccagttttaggcacaggaactccacatatattttattgttcctcCAATTTTAGGTACAGGAACTTATATTATTATCTTATAGAAAAGCCATGTAGTGtcccatcatttaatctagccatgatcctgCAATCAAGTAATCTAGCTTTTCCCCCAAACTTAGTCTTAGTCATACTTCTGCATCAAATTCAGTACTCAAATAACTTAGGCtaatgactgtgtattttaaagatttatcaagccactactaagtttgcaagttttcagcagttgtgcattaaggtgcaaagatTATCATATCCAACATGAAAACAAGAATTTCCAAAATAAATTCACCAATCCTACAACTATACTACTCTAGCCCtagaacatgtgactactcataacaattgcaAGCATGCCAGAActgtttttattctatttttgtttttttattaaataactaaatgtaaaatgtcccccccacacttaaatcagacattgtccgcaatgtaacaataagcataaagtgataaaaggaaggaacacacccgagggatCAAGGTGGAATTGTAGTTGTAGCTTccatgtctggtggttttggtggagGCCTTTCCGTACTACGAATGCACGAgacaagaaaaaacaaatagcaAGTGAACTTGgatatcaacaaaaaatctGGTGGCTTAGGAGGAATAGCCAGCACATATGGTAAACCTGCACTAACAAAAACATGAATATCAGAAAATCCACATTTAGCTTGTGAGTCAGATAAATTGGGTGGAAGAGATGCACAAATGATGAAGGATGGCTGCTTGTTGTGCGGCTTAATCAGAGGTTCCACCAACAATCTTTTTGCTATAGACAATGGTTGCTTCCGACTAAAATCCACACTTTTTGTGTTAACTTCAagagttattgaatttgttggGATTTCTGCACAACTGGTTGCCGGAATCAAAATGTCTTCACCTAAAATAGCTGCATTGATCTCATGACAAATATTACaaacaccacattcacaagcaaaaatttcaaaagatttatctatttcaagagaagtatataattcatctaaatcagatttcaataaattttgtggtgtaatctcttccatgcattcacttgaatttatgttgcttattttgtgttcatcaaCGGAAACAAGTATTGTTTCAATGGGCTCACTTGGAGTTTCATCAAgacttgtatcacattgcattacctcTAATAGTGCAGCAGGTTGTACATCAACATGAGACATCTTATCCTCTTGAATTCGATGGACGGTGGAGATTATTTGTTCAACTTGATCAGTTTGGACTTTCATAACTtgcatatgttgaagaaattgcaaatgaTCTTCAGccattctcttattattttcagCCATCTGCATTATCATTTCTTCCAAACTAGGTTGTGGTTCAACtaccaatgaatcaatttgctgaaaCTGTGGATGTGACCAAATAGGCTGTTCTTCaagatatgaattttgttcttgatagtattgtccttgaaaattaCCTACAAATTGGGTCTCACCACAAAGAGCAGTATCTAACAATATAGGACATGcatcactaatatgaaaactcgaagaacaaatattacacatcacagttggaatatgattttgatagcatgtttgttgttttcttgcatccaagcaattaattatataagtcAACTGGTCCAATGaatcttccatttttttataggttttttattttttgtctaaatgaaatgaagagaaaaataaaaaattgagtcaaataaaatctaaaaataaataaaaataccacctaaaatctctaaaaatcaaacaaatctatatataatttttttggatttttttaaatatatggaaaattcaaaaaaaaataaaaagtggtctaaacgaaggaatttcgcaatttcagcctgaattttcgtatcaaagatacgaaagttttgttccttgatttttttcggaTTTGTGGACCAAATTTCGGATCAATCCGAGATATGaaccgaaaattaattatttttcagtttcactacaaaattcaacgtcagaacctgaaacacaactaaaactcacaaaacaaaattgttagtaatgttagttagttctcaattttactaatcctaatcagagatccccggcaacggcgccaatttgatcactgTCATTTggtgatcaaaataagttttaattaagaaaagtagtaacaaggtagttaaccttggtcgtctcacaaggacctctaatttaataattagtaaaaataagaacaatgaataacacaattaaatatggggttttgggtttgtttagatcgaaagagtagtattagaaattcaattgataaaaagacgatcaatccattggttttaggaaaacttcgctatgattctatcctcggttcacataaaatattgtttatatattcatgccttggttggtttataagaccgattatacaagcgataaacagtttatacgaattcattcgattaagcaaagaatgtgttcaactaaccatgagtagtgaacaagcgtcacttagaacacggtttgtatcatgacagatttcgaccaacccttttttgctaagcgcgaaaaaacctatatcaattcctattcgaactagtcatacaagcgatgaatcaatccgaaaagtctcacaatatataactcaaaatagagattaagcatcactatattcgagtttcataaataaataaagagcatgaattgataagagaagacaataaataaataaactgaattactattaagaattgaacctcaagaagtcatgaacgatgttcccgtataccaatggatcaacctagggttgctagttctccatgagaatgtagcagcctttcttttctatttttttgcgtgaaatcagaattatcaaaccctagctgtgtttttgcttaagtactcatagaaaattgggcttaaaaagctacgggtcgaaaaacataagtttgacccgaaattacattattttcataaagtctggaacataaacgtaaatatttgactgcgttgcgctccgaactgggttctggccttaacatgaaagttgtagctctttctcttgtctttccaacgcatattcgcacacctcaatccgatactcgtagctcaagttatgacctgcagactgagaaggatcaatatgtcattaaatacgaaaattggtcaaataaattcattaaggctcaattgtgacccaaaacttagaaacataat
It contains:
- the LOC123908702 gene encoding cytochrome P450 82A3-like gives rise to the protein MDFFQNTIAIVLLSTVILFIFLFHHSKSNKTKQPPMVPGAWPIIGHLPLLSKSPATHHLFGAMADKHGPLFTIKLGTATTLVINNWETVKECYTTNDIAVSFRPNLVAFEHMTYNYAMVGFAPYGPFWREMRKIVTLSFLSNHRIDLLTHVRVSEVQTSIRELFSSWKNKKDEKGYLLVEMKKWFHELAFNTALQMVAGKRYFGESVMVKEEEANRCLNALRDYMRLIGVFPIADAVPFLRLFDFGGHEKNMKENFKELDGVVTEWLDEHKKKRVDDKSKKDQDFMDVMLSTIDGTNIHGFDSDTVIKATTLALVLGATDTSSVTHIWALCLLLNNPHALEKVKEEIDLHIGKERLCITESDINKLVYLQAVVKETLRLYPASPLSGIREFREDCKIGGYHVKKGTRLFTNLWKIQTDPSVWSDPLEFKPERFLTTHKDVDVKGQHFEFLPFGSGRRICPGISFALRSAYLTLANFLHSFEVLKTSSEPIDMTAVVETTNIKVTPLEVLIKPRLAPNYYENMQSFITSI